Proteins encoded together in one uncultured Fibrobacter sp. window:
- a CDS encoding TIGR02147 family protein yields MKPIIEYQDYHAFLSDYYEERKRTSAFSWREFAKIAGFVSPSYLKTVCEGKTNLSKTTMERVAKSIGLVGHEVTYFEAMVQFGNAKKDSQKKKFLDVMQSIAVAHKVHIIDKDAFEYYDSWKNPVVRELAPLMPGAMPGKIAKMCTQEVSAIEIRKSLQFLERSGLLRQTAENVYEQTEKSVEGSKEGLPLAIRSMHREMGNLAIDSLDRFSASERNITGITMGVNREAYEKIVAELDACRKRITAIAEACGDITQVYRLNLQLFPLSKEITGNKED; encoded by the coding sequence ATGAAACCGATAATTGAATATCAAGATTATCACGCCTTTTTGAGCGACTACTACGAAGAACGCAAGAGGACTTCTGCTTTTTCGTGGCGAGAGTTTGCGAAAATTGCGGGATTCGTTTCGCCCTCCTACCTCAAGACGGTTTGCGAAGGCAAGACTAATTTAAGCAAGACGACTATGGAACGCGTGGCCAAGTCGATTGGCCTTGTCGGTCACGAAGTAACATACTTCGAGGCGATGGTCCAGTTCGGCAACGCCAAAAAGGATTCACAAAAGAAAAAGTTCCTGGACGTGATGCAGTCCATCGCCGTTGCGCACAAGGTCCACATCATCGACAAGGACGCCTTTGAATATTACGACAGCTGGAAAAATCCGGTCGTCCGCGAACTTGCCCCCTTGATGCCAGGCGCTATGCCGGGAAAAATCGCCAAGATGTGCACGCAGGAAGTCTCGGCAATCGAAATCCGCAAATCGCTCCAGTTCCTTGAACGGAGCGGATTGCTCCGGCAGACGGCGGAAAACGTTTACGAGCAGACCGAAAAGTCTGTCGAAGGTTCCAAGGAAGGGCTCCCGCTCGCGATACGCTCCATGCACCGAGAAATGGGCAATCTGGCCATTGATTCGTTGGACCGTTTCAGCGCAAGCGAACGAAACATTACCGGCATCACGATGGGCGTCAACCGCGAAGCGTATGAAAAGATCGTCGCGGAACTTGACGCGTGCCGGAAAAGAATTACTGCGATCGCAGAGGCTTGCGGCGATATCACACAAGTTTACAGGTTGAATTTACAACTGTTCCCGCTTTCGAAAGAAATTACGGGCAATAAGGAGGATTAG
- a CDS encoding glycoside hydrolase family 9 protein: MHNKISYSIVPLSIALAAASAWSEVTFYYNQVGYDAAKPISIILKSDNSLDGAEYKLMSGGNAVKTGKLSSGTNPDNWLNNGKFYVAELEKGVSAGSYTLQVSENGQAKNSGEFKISDNALSDATLALVLNYFYKDRATNPDIVKLDEKLPVYNSGETRDVHGGWYDASGDVSKYLSHLSYANYLNPQQIPLTVWALAFTAERIPERLGKISTQAKTADEAVFGADFLVRMLDDKGFFYMTAFDNWGSPLGKRELCAFTGSDGVKSADYQSAFREGGGMAIAALARASKLGVKGDFSSEKYLEAAEKAFEHLSQKQSIGGSCEYCDDHKENIIDDYTALLAATELYAASQKKDYLTAARKRAEHLEGRLSDDGYFWSDDDKKRPFWHASDAGLPLIALVRYAEIENTITRESELSTWDCSDSAGRGCFNPSLVGALDAIKKHYNWLIEVTNKVDNPFGYARQAYKVNESIKDGFFIPHQNESNYWWQGESARIASLAAAAIYAFGALDLDGSEAVDKYATDQLDWILGKNPYSVCMMYGKGLKNPDKYDGQSKYDATLEGGIANGISGKNQDGSGIAWVDDGVAAVGFDAVKEAWQVWRWTEQWLPHSTWFLMALATRYDEKPVSMQAQLPPVDTTRDTSVNDSSKTKPGDDAIPAVGFIAPQLKIAQYGHTLNVAVTGRFDGMMVRVFDLNGRPIVAKELSGHETLVQLPASLHGVYLVKVGKFGIRKIVIK, encoded by the coding sequence ATGCACAATAAAATTTCGTATTCCATAGTCCCTCTTTCGATTGCGTTGGCTGCTGCCAGTGCATGGTCCGAAGTTACTTTTTACTACAACCAGGTCGGTTACGATGCGGCTAAGCCTATCAGCATCATCCTTAAGAGCGATAATTCGCTTGACGGTGCCGAGTACAAGTTGATGTCTGGCGGGAATGCCGTCAAGACAGGCAAACTTTCTTCTGGAACCAACCCGGACAATTGGCTGAATAATGGCAAATTTTATGTGGCTGAATTGGAAAAAGGCGTCTCTGCTGGCTCCTACACATTGCAAGTAAGCGAGAACGGCCAGGCCAAGAATTCCGGTGAATTCAAGATAAGCGACAATGCTCTTTCCGATGCGACGCTCGCCTTGGTGCTCAATTATTTTTACAAGGATCGCGCTACCAACCCGGATATCGTGAAACTGGACGAGAAACTGCCTGTTTACAACAGTGGCGAGACTCGCGACGTCCATGGCGGATGGTATGATGCAAGTGGAGACGTGAGCAAGTACCTTTCTCACCTGTCTTACGCGAATTACTTGAATCCACAACAGATTCCTCTCACCGTTTGGGCGCTTGCCTTTACGGCAGAACGCATCCCAGAAAGACTCGGAAAGATTTCGACACAGGCAAAGACGGCTGACGAAGCTGTTTTCGGTGCCGATTTCTTGGTGCGTATGCTCGATGACAAAGGTTTCTTCTACATGACGGCCTTCGACAACTGGGGTTCCCCTTTGGGCAAACGTGAACTTTGCGCTTTCACTGGTTCCGACGGCGTCAAGAGTGCCGATTACCAGAGCGCTTTTCGCGAAGGGGGCGGCATGGCGATTGCAGCTCTCGCCCGTGCCTCGAAACTCGGCGTGAAGGGTGACTTTTCTAGCGAGAAGTATTTGGAAGCGGCCGAGAAGGCTTTTGAACACCTTTCCCAAAAGCAGAGTATTGGTGGTAGCTGCGAATACTGTGACGACCACAAGGAAAATATCATTGACGACTACACGGCTCTCCTTGCTGCGACGGAACTCTATGCCGCTTCGCAGAAAAAGGATTACCTGACTGCGGCCCGCAAGCGTGCAGAACACCTTGAAGGCCGTTTGAGCGACGATGGTTACTTCTGGAGCGACGACGATAAAAAGCGCCCCTTCTGGCATGCAAGTGATGCCGGCCTTCCGCTCATTGCACTGGTCCGCTATGCAGAAATCGAAAATACCATTACGAGGGAATCGGAATTGTCGACTTGGGACTGCTCAGATAGCGCCGGCCGCGGTTGTTTCAATCCTTCTCTTGTCGGCGCCCTAGATGCGATAAAGAAACATTACAACTGGCTTATCGAGGTTACGAACAAGGTTGATAATCCGTTTGGCTACGCTCGTCAGGCATACAAGGTGAACGAATCCATCAAGGACGGATTCTTTATCCCGCATCAGAACGAGAGCAATTATTGGTGGCAGGGCGAGAGCGCGCGTATTGCAAGCCTCGCTGCTGCGGCTATTTATGCGTTCGGCGCCTTGGACCTCGATGGTTCTGAAGCCGTAGACAAGTATGCAACCGACCAGCTTGACTGGATTTTGGGCAAGAACCCCTACAGCGTGTGCATGATGTATGGCAAGGGGCTCAAGAATCCGGACAAGTACGATGGCCAGTCCAAGTACGACGCTACGCTCGAAGGTGGCATCGCGAACGGCATTAGTGGCAAGAACCAGGACGGTTCAGGAATCGCATGGGTAGACGACGGTGTTGCTGCCGTGGGCTTTGATGCCGTGAAAGAAGCGTGGCAAGTGTGGCGTTGGACCGAACAATGGTTGCCGCACAGCACGTGGTTCTTGATGGCGCTTGCGACGCGCTACGATGAAAAGCCGGTTTCCATGCAGGCTCAATTGCCGCCAGTCGATACGACACGGGATACTTCCGTTAACGACTCTTCGAAAACCAAGCCCGGCGACGATGCCATCCCGGCTGTGGGGTTCATTGCACCGCAACTGAAGATTGCTCAGTACGGGCATACCCTGAATGTCGCTGTCACGGGGCGTTTCGATGGCATGATGGTGCGAGTATTCGATCTCAATGGCCGGCCGATTGTTGCTAAGGAACTCAGTGGTCATGAAACCTTGGTGCAATTGCCTGCCTCGCTCCACGGAGTTTACCTCGTGAAGGTAGGCAAGTTCGGAATCCGAAAGATTGTAATAAAGTAG
- a CDS encoding aldolase catalytic domain-containing protein, whose protein sequence is MYYETIKVLDCTIRDGGLVNKHDFSLEFVRRLYTLLSAAGIDYMEMGYKNSPELFDPKEYGPWKFCEDDLLWKVKDGIDSKIKMAVMADVGRVNMDAVKPASESPYQMFRVASYVKNIDKGISMVNAFHDMGYETTLNIMAVSRDRGPELDEALHQVQEECKADVLYLVDSFGAFYQEDIDKELARYKSIVKNKKFGFHGHNNQQLAFSNTIQAIINHVDYLDGSVSGMGRGAGNCTTELLLSFLKNPKYDLRPVLDAIEELFLPLQQKYEWGYIIPQMITGMLNRHPQDAIAVRKTEDRDHYRKFYNHMMND, encoded by the coding sequence ATGTACTACGAAACCATCAAAGTCCTCGACTGCACCATCCGCGACGGCGGCCTCGTCAACAAACACGATTTTTCTCTTGAATTCGTGCGTAGATTATACACGCTCCTTTCAGCAGCCGGCATCGACTACATGGAAATGGGTTACAAGAACTCCCCCGAACTGTTCGACCCCAAGGAATACGGCCCGTGGAAATTCTGCGAAGACGACCTGCTCTGGAAAGTGAAGGACGGCATCGATTCCAAAATCAAGATGGCCGTGATGGCCGACGTAGGCCGCGTGAACATGGACGCTGTGAAGCCCGCATCTGAAAGCCCCTACCAGATGTTCCGCGTGGCAAGCTACGTGAAGAACATCGACAAGGGTATCAGCATGGTGAACGCCTTCCACGACATGGGCTACGAAACAACGCTCAACATCATGGCCGTGAGCCGCGACCGTGGCCCGGAACTTGATGAAGCGCTCCACCAGGTGCAAGAAGAATGCAAGGCCGACGTGCTCTACCTCGTCGACAGTTTCGGTGCATTCTATCAAGAAGACATCGACAAGGAACTGGCCCGTTACAAGAGCATCGTGAAAAACAAGAAATTCGGTTTCCACGGTCACAACAACCAGCAGCTCGCCTTCTCCAACACCATCCAGGCAATCATCAACCACGTGGATTACCTCGACGGTTCTGTTTCTGGCATGGGCCGTGGCGCAGGCAACTGCACCACCGAACTTTTGCTCAGCTTCCTCAAGAACCCGAAATACGATTTGCGCCCGGTTCTCGATGCAATCGAGGAACTCTTCCTCCCGCTGCAGCAGAAGTACGAATGGGGCTACATCATCCCGCAGATGATTACGGGCATGCTCAACCGCCATCCGCAAGACGCCATCGCCGTGCGCAAGACGGAAGACCGCGATCACTACCGCAAGTTCTACAACCACATGATGAATGACTAA
- a CDS encoding glycoside hydrolase family 5 protein, which translates to MKYNHVSRCTVILASLALAVFTHAQSLPKAVDIYPKMGLGYNIGNTMEVPGNQGGPTGWGNPFPDAAYVKAIKDAGFNTVRIPCAWDTHASNGTISAGWLDTVKTVVDLVIGNGMYAILNSHWDGGWLEDHVFDGRGFDKGGETTVVATEIAAKQENYWKQIATKFAEYDEHLIFASANEPGVNDPWNGGADNGQWAFDDARMRVLKSYHEACLKAVRSTGGNNATRIVVVQAPRTEIEKAPLLSSMYPEDPAGAGYTMAEIHFYPYQFSLMTGGDEDWGKMFYYWEDKTPGNDAAHTCSGTALGSKSSIDELFGGLKTRFYDKGIPVVIGEMGAVKRLNALSGDNLKAHLEARSAWYGYTVASAKKNGLVPCVWDTGDEGDGNFTIIRRQVNKFGGNVGDIVDVETLNAMREAYGQASVPGNTIDSTVKESVSTEDKALHIIYKTVQSDTSEAGTMRINLSDADWSQYVAISFDMRVDGVSAGPCTDATREGCGTDGWASVSVFNMSGEWAWKEVSLGNVSTLTTLANHKIEFGDGEGKLAIVDITKMNAIGINLYGTQFTGDMYLDNMLLWKADGTADTLLNFNKSKPSLDGIASGELIPANATGDWGASSTSDKTGICMPRVAKAMGLRLDVGQGLVAATFSANRSGAGSVILMNSIGQVTARQEFSAVKGMNRIELRSNYRGPAMLVVKQGGQQFVQKVILK; encoded by the coding sequence ATGAAATACAATCACGTCTCACGTTGTACGGTGATTTTGGCGTCCCTTGCCCTTGCGGTGTTTACACATGCGCAAAGTCTCCCGAAAGCCGTTGATATTTATCCCAAGATGGGCCTCGGCTACAACATCGGCAACACGATGGAAGTTCCGGGCAACCAAGGGGGTCCCACAGGATGGGGCAACCCGTTCCCGGATGCAGCCTATGTAAAGGCTATCAAGGACGCTGGTTTCAATACCGTCCGCATTCCGTGTGCATGGGATACCCATGCCTCCAATGGCACCATCAGCGCAGGCTGGCTTGACACAGTCAAGACGGTTGTCGATCTCGTGATTGGTAACGGCATGTACGCCATTTTGAACAGCCACTGGGATGGTGGCTGGCTCGAAGACCACGTGTTTGATGGCCGGGGCTTTGACAAGGGCGGCGAAACGACCGTTGTCGCGACAGAGATTGCGGCTAAGCAGGAAAACTACTGGAAGCAGATTGCGACCAAGTTTGCCGAATATGACGAACATTTGATTTTTGCATCCGCTAACGAGCCCGGTGTGAATGACCCGTGGAACGGCGGTGCCGACAACGGCCAGTGGGCATTCGACGACGCTCGCATGCGCGTGCTCAAGAGCTATCACGAAGCATGTCTCAAGGCTGTGCGCTCTACCGGCGGTAACAACGCCACCCGTATCGTGGTTGTGCAGGCTCCGCGTACCGAAATTGAAAAGGCCCCGCTCCTTTCTTCGATGTACCCCGAAGACCCGGCGGGCGCTGGCTACACCATGGCCGAAATCCACTTTTACCCTTACCAGTTCTCGCTCATGACCGGCGGTGACGAAGATTGGGGCAAAATGTTCTACTACTGGGAAGACAAGACTCCGGGCAACGACGCTGCGCACACTTGCTCCGGCACGGCGCTCGGTTCTAAAAGTTCCATCGATGAGCTGTTCGGCGGCCTCAAGACCCGTTTCTACGACAAGGGCATTCCGGTCGTGATTGGCGAGATGGGTGCGGTCAAGCGTCTCAATGCCCTTTCCGGCGATAACCTCAAAGCGCATCTCGAAGCGCGTTCTGCCTGGTACGGCTATACGGTCGCTTCGGCAAAGAAGAACGGTCTCGTTCCTTGCGTATGGGATACCGGTGACGAAGGCGATGGCAACTTCACGATTATTCGCCGCCAGGTCAACAAGTTCGGTGGCAACGTGGGCGACATCGTCGATGTGGAAACCTTGAACGCCATGCGCGAGGCCTATGGCCAGGCGAGTGTTCCGGGCAACACCATTGATTCCACCGTCAAGGAAAGCGTCTCGACCGAAGACAAGGCGCTCCACATCATTTACAAGACTGTGCAGTCCGATACGAGCGAGGCGGGTACCATGCGCATCAATTTGAGTGATGCAGATTGGAGCCAGTATGTCGCCATTTCGTTTGATATGCGTGTCGACGGAGTGTCAGCCGGTCCGTGTACCGATGCGACCCGCGAAGGCTGCGGTACAGATGGTTGGGCCAGCGTGTCTGTGTTCAATATGTCCGGCGAATGGGCTTGGAAAGAAGTGAGCCTCGGAAATGTCTCGACCCTTACCACACTTGCGAACCATAAGATTGAATTTGGCGATGGCGAAGGTAAACTTGCGATTGTCGACATTACCAAGATGAATGCTATCGGTATCAATTTGTACGGAACGCAGTTCACTGGTGACATGTACCTCGACAACATGCTTCTCTGGAAGGCCGACGGCACTGCCGATACGTTACTGAACTTCAACAAGAGCAAACCCTCGCTGGATGGTATTGCCTCGGGTGAACTTATCCCAGCGAATGCCACAGGTGACTGGGGTGCAAGTTCCACGAGTGATAAGACCGGAATCTGCATGCCGCGTGTCGCAAAGGCTATGGGCCTTCGCCTGGATGTCGGTCAGGGCCTTGTTGCTGCGACCTTTTCAGCAAACCGTTCGGGTGCTGGCTCGGTGATACTTATGAACTCTATTGGCCAGGTGACTGCTCGCCAGGAATTCTCTGCGGTCAAGGGAATGAACCGCATTGAACTGCGCAGCAACTACCGCGGCCCCGCAATGCTTGTCGTAAAACAAGGCGGCCAGCAGTTTGTGCAGAAGGTGATACTGAAATAA
- a CDS encoding M6 family metalloprotease domain-containing protein — protein MRFLKLTFLCVMGATAMTAARPASPVATCIPQSNGNCLTILQYGDEHNHYTTTIDGYLVVRDSSNDYVYADANANASGRKAHNADKRSSSDKSFLKGLNQREIIGKHIKNQTFRYPEQKDLLSNFQHKAQENRKALYRPKPLTFTKGENRFPVLLVSTADRNFGDTSWYRRSLNEVGFSEDGHYGSVHDYFLVSSDSLFNPTFDVYPVKINLPATEAGDADGDGEGKFIKAAIDAAVKEMGDLSKYDKDGDKYIDGLGVVLAGTEAGSDLWGHMYYYTTYTNPEMYNGYTGGWWGSRNHNSSTNSWGNDYGGYKFDRYLLIAEMSDPMAYIKSGHNGIGIFIHEFSHILGLPDFYTPDEYDPEPYGPYEIMAEGMYNGISRSYQMGRCPPKYSAFERESMGWMTIPDLKPSVDLYALEMIDANKAYSVTNPKNNDEYYVIEYRPRIGWDKAVADTADMGILIWHIDYDKKAWEYYPNQDSKKEHYGITAALNLSKNKTFKDFKFGEVGVYNAIKEGENKVCFATKDGIEVKCPEPEPESSSAVALSSTAALSSAAVSSSAIALNPSTSSSSSKKASSHTTSNSASSSATRHRSSASKNASKDTTLFAPNGTIQLQTDILVLGQELVVKTLALGRKDVRIVDALGCVLASYSFDTEEMRAPLKVSLRHGPLFAQVSIHGKILANRRINAK, from the coding sequence ATGAGGTTCCTTAAACTGACATTCCTGTGCGTTATGGGCGCAACAGCCATGACTGCGGCACGTCCCGCAAGTCCGGTGGCGACATGCATTCCCCAATCAAACGGGAACTGCCTGACCATTCTGCAATACGGCGATGAGCACAACCATTATACCACGACTATCGACGGCTATCTCGTGGTGCGCGATTCCTCAAATGATTACGTCTATGCCGACGCAAACGCGAATGCTTCCGGGCGCAAGGCGCACAACGCCGACAAAAGATCCAGCAGTGACAAATCGTTCTTGAAAGGTTTAAACCAGCGCGAAATTATCGGCAAGCACATCAAGAACCAAACATTCCGCTACCCCGAGCAAAAGGATTTACTTTCTAATTTCCAGCACAAGGCTCAAGAAAACCGCAAGGCCCTTTATCGCCCCAAACCATTGACTTTCACGAAGGGAGAAAACCGTTTCCCGGTTCTCCTAGTTTCGACAGCAGACCGCAATTTCGGTGACACGTCCTGGTACAGGCGCTCCCTGAACGAGGTCGGATTTTCCGAAGACGGGCATTACGGAAGTGTCCACGATTATTTCCTTGTCTCGTCGGACAGCCTGTTCAACCCGACATTCGATGTTTACCCAGTAAAGATTAACCTCCCGGCAACCGAGGCCGGCGATGCCGACGGCGATGGCGAAGGCAAGTTCATCAAGGCCGCAATTGACGCCGCTGTAAAAGAAATGGGAGATTTATCCAAATACGACAAGGACGGGGACAAGTATATCGACGGTCTTGGAGTAGTCCTCGCCGGAACCGAAGCCGGATCGGATCTTTGGGGACACATGTATTACTATACGACATATACAAACCCCGAAATGTACAACGGCTACACCGGAGGCTGGTGGGGCAGCCGCAATCACAATTCGTCAACAAACAGTTGGGGAAACGACTACGGAGGATACAAGTTCGACCGTTATCTGCTCATTGCCGAAATGTCGGACCCCATGGCCTATATAAAATCTGGACACAACGGCATTGGTATTTTCATCCACGAGTTCAGCCATATTCTCGGATTGCCCGACTTCTATACTCCCGACGAATACGACCCGGAACCCTACGGCCCATACGAAATTATGGCAGAGGGAATGTACAACGGAATATCCCGAAGCTATCAGATGGGAAGATGCCCACCCAAATACAGCGCATTCGAACGTGAATCCATGGGCTGGATGACCATTCCCGACTTAAAACCTTCAGTCGACCTGTACGCGTTGGAAATGATTGACGCAAATAAGGCATACAGCGTGACCAATCCCAAAAACAACGACGAATACTATGTCATCGAATACCGCCCAAGAATCGGGTGGGACAAGGCCGTTGCCGACACAGCCGACATGGGCATTCTCATTTGGCATATCGACTACGACAAAAAAGCATGGGAATATTATCCAAACCAAGACTCGAAAAAAGAGCACTATGGAATAACAGCGGCACTTAATTTGTCCAAAAACAAGACATTCAAGGATTTCAAATTCGGAGAAGTGGGCGTCTATAACGCCATCAAGGAAGGAGAAAACAAGGTCTGCTTTGCGACAAAGGACGGCATTGAAGTAAAATGCCCAGAACCTGAGCCCGAATCAAGTTCTGCTGTCGCTTTGAGTTCCACAGCAGCATTGAGCTCCGCAGCTGTTTCAAGTTCCGCGATTGCTTTGAACCCCAGCACCAGTTCAAGCTCCTCCAAAAAGGCATCGTCACATACGACATCTAATTCCGCATCGTCTTCGGCCACAAGGCACCGTTCTTCGGCATCAAAGAACGCATCGAAAGACACCACCCTTTTCGCTCCGAACGGCACAATTCAACTCCAGACAGACATTCTCGTGCTGGGCCAGGAACTCGTCGTCAAGACACTCGCCCTCGGGAGAAAGGACGTGCGCATTGTCGATGCGCTCGGCTGCGTACTCGCCTCCTACAGTTTTGACACCGAAGAAATGCGCGCCCCGCTAAAAGTGTCCCTGCGGCACGGGCCATTATTCGCCCAAGTAAGCATTCACGGCAAAATCCTCGCAAATAGGCGGATTAACGCAAAATAG
- a CDS encoding NADP-dependent malic enzyme, which produces MSKDLKEKALEYHAMGKPGKIEIVPTKPHSTQTDLGLAYTPGVAAPCLEIERDNNLAYEYTGKGNLVAVISNGTAVLGLGDIGALAGKPVMEGKALLFKIYAGIDVFDIEINEKDPKKFIEIVKGIAPTFGGINLEDIKAPECFEIEDTLKAELDIPVMHDDQHGTAIISSAGLLNAIEVAGKSIRNVKMVVNGAGAAACACTRLYLSLGLKKENLVMCDSKGVIRKDRKGLTEAKAFFATDRTDIETLADAMKGADVFVGLSKGNILTREMVRSMADQPIVFALANPTPEISYEEAMASRGDLIFATGRSDYPNQVNNVIGFPYIFRGALDVRATCINEHMKHAAVRAIAALAHQPVPDVVNIAYNAQRFTFGKEYLIPKPLDPRLLTEVSIAVAKAAIESEVARKPITDWDAYYDKLRDMMGYDNKLIRQFSDTARSNPKRVVFAEGGNLNMLKAAVQAKIEGIAHPILLGNPERIQMMANKEQLDLTGIKIVNPRSPEEFERRRKYAAVYAEENGRNGVTFEEARDDMFEPNHFGMMMVKEGDADALITGGYSKYSETIELAKDIIGIREEYKHFGAMHILSTRKGTFFLADTLVNRDPDAETLVDIVKLTHDAVRFFAHEPVMAMLSYANFGSDKEAARGTANKARDAVRMIHEQFPDYVLDGEMQVNVALDKELRDTKYPFNKLKGQTVNTLIFPCLSSANTTCKMLLEMGVGESIGPVQMGLNKPVHFTDSDASVHDIFNLTVAAVIDAIVQEKKDEEKSRRKN; this is translated from the coding sequence ATGAGCAAGGATTTGAAAGAAAAGGCACTCGAATACCACGCCATGGGGAAACCCGGCAAAATCGAAATCGTGCCGACCAAGCCGCACAGCACCCAGACCGACCTAGGGCTCGCCTATACTCCAGGCGTGGCTGCACCCTGTCTCGAAATTGAACGCGACAACAACCTCGCTTACGAATACACCGGCAAGGGAAACCTGGTCGCCGTAATCAGTAACGGTACCGCGGTGCTCGGCCTCGGCGACATCGGCGCGCTTGCGGGCAAGCCGGTGATGGAAGGCAAGGCACTTCTGTTCAAGATTTACGCCGGCATCGATGTCTTCGACATCGAAATCAACGAGAAAGACCCGAAGAAGTTCATCGAAATCGTGAAGGGTATCGCCCCGACGTTCGGCGGCATCAACCTCGAAGACATCAAGGCTCCGGAATGCTTCGAAATTGAAGACACGCTGAAGGCCGAACTTGACATTCCCGTGATGCACGACGACCAGCACGGCACGGCCATCATTTCTTCTGCCGGCCTACTGAACGCCATTGAAGTCGCGGGCAAGAGCATCCGCAACGTGAAGATGGTGGTGAACGGTGCGGGTGCAGCCGCTTGCGCCTGCACGCGACTCTACCTGTCGCTCGGTCTCAAGAAGGAAAACTTGGTCATGTGCGACAGCAAGGGCGTCATCCGCAAAGACCGCAAGGGCCTTACCGAAGCGAAGGCCTTCTTTGCGACCGACCGCACCGACATCGAAACGCTCGCCGACGCCATGAAGGGTGCCGACGTATTCGTGGGCCTTTCCAAGGGAAACATCCTCACGCGTGAAATGGTGCGCAGCATGGCCGACCAGCCGATTGTCTTCGCACTCGCGAACCCGACTCCCGAAATCAGCTACGAAGAAGCCATGGCGAGCCGCGGCGACTTGATCTTTGCAACGGGCCGCAGCGATTACCCGAACCAGGTGAACAACGTCATCGGTTTCCCCTACATCTTCCGCGGTGCCTTGGACGTGCGCGCCACCTGCATCAACGAACACATGAAGCATGCCGCCGTGCGTGCGATTGCCGCCCTCGCCCACCAGCCCGTGCCCGATGTGGTGAACATCGCCTACAACGCCCAGCGCTTTACCTTCGGCAAGGAATACTTGATTCCGAAGCCCTTGGACCCGCGCCTCCTTACGGAAGTTTCCATTGCCGTCGCAAAGGCCGCCATCGAAAGCGAAGTGGCCCGCAAGCCGATTACCGACTGGGACGCTTACTACGACAAACTCCGCGACATGATGGGCTACGACAACAAGCTTATCCGCCAGTTCAGCGATACCGCCCGCAGCAACCCCAAGCGCGTGGTGTTTGCCGAAGGCGGAAACCTCAACATGCTCAAGGCCGCCGTGCAGGCCAAGATCGAAGGCATCGCGCATCCGATTCTGCTCGGTAACCCCGAACGCATCCAGATGATGGCGAACAAGGAACAGCTCGACCTCACGGGCATCAAGATCGTGAACCCGCGTTCGCCCGAAGAATTCGAACGCCGCCGCAAGTACGCCGCTGTTTACGCCGAAGAGAACGGCCGCAACGGCGTGACGTTCGAAGAAGCCCGCGACGACATGTTCGAACCGAACCACTTCGGCATGATGATGGTGAAGGAAGGCGACGCCGACGCACTCATTACCGGCGGTTACTCCAAGTACTCCGAGACCATCGAACTCGCGAAGGATATCATCGGCATCCGCGAAGAATACAAGCACTTCGGCGCCATGCACATTCTGAGCACCCGCAAGGGAACGTTCTTCCTGGCCGATACGCTCGTGAACCGCGATCCCGATGCCGAAACGCTCGTGGACATCGTGAAGCTCACGCACGACGCCGTCCGCTTCTTCGCACACGAGCCCGTGATGGCGATGCTGAGCTATGCAAACTTCGGTAGCGACAAGGAAGCGGCCCGCGGTACGGCCAACAAGGCCCGCGACGCGGTGCGCATGATTCACGAACAGTTCCCGGACTACGTACTCGATGGCGAAATGCAGGTGAACGTGGCGCTCGACAAGGAACTGCGCGACACGAAGTACCCCTTCAACAAGCTCAAGGGCCAGACCGTCAACACGCTCATCTTCCCGTGCCTTTCCTCTGCAAATACGACTTGCAAGATGCTCCTCGAGATGGGCGTGGGCGAATCCATCGGTCCCGTGCAGATGGGCCTGAACAAGCCGGTGCACTTCACCGACTCCGATGCCTCCGTGCACGACATCTTCAACCTGACCGTCGCTGCCGTCATCGACGCGATTGTGCAGGAGAAGAAGGACGAGGAAAAGAGCCGCAGGAAAAACTAG